A single Anopheles maculipalpis chromosome 3RL, idAnoMacuDA_375_x, whole genome shotgun sequence DNA region contains:
- the LOC126564901 gene encoding tetratricopeptide repeat protein 19 homolog, mitochondrial, which yields MFRTATATSLASRFFISINHPRIAPLTIPLASLTNHAPSPLEGTVQRQYNRKRNQSDEHNQQRKRHTGPLHFIAASSFLSWFSKKSDDENTPESQLITIIKRSILSIQKEEYQKAEQMLHLALKMAQDLQSKDGITYIYDIMANLAMEVGDFAKAEKLFVNVMQRLFSDGFLEDHIKMLHISSKIAHLAQLQGHLDKAAQGFEWTLAKLEEKLKQLGDDNGKEIRELWGITKNWYAQLLMESKRFAEAKQAFLQAYEAYTEIHGKLTEEGLTILNNLSVACSNLEDYASAERFLKEAISLAAQIPDLSEAGVYKANLGLLYLQQGLLRQASEFCTFAWRYGNQHKHEETVIQATYCLEQIKAMQK from the exons ATGTTTCGCACAGCAACAGCCACCTCTCTTGCCTCACGGTTCTTCATCTCCATTAATCACCCCCGGATAGCGCCACTTACCATTCCGCTTGCATCGTTAACGAATCATGCTCCGAGCCCGCTCGAAGGTACGGTCCAGCGCCAATACAACCGAAAACGGAACCAAAGCGACGAACACAATCAACAACGAAAGCGACACACAGGACCGCTACACTTTATCGCCGCCAGCTCATTTCTGTCCTGGTTCAGCAAAAAATCCGACGATGAAAATACGCCCGAAAGTCAGCTgatcaccatcatcaaacGTTCGATCCTATCGATACAGAAGGAAGAATATCAAAAGGCGGAGCAAATGTTACATCTCGCCCTAAAGATGGCACAGGACTTGCAGAGCAAGGATGGCATCACTTACATCTACGACATTATGGCCAATCTAGCGATGGAGGTGGGAGATTTTGCCAAAGCAGAAAAGCTCTTCGTCAACGTTATGCAGCGACTGTTTTCGGACGGGTTTCTAGAGGATCACATAAAAATGCTACACATAAGCTCGAAGATAGCGCATCTGGCGCAGCTGCAAGGGCATCTGGATAAGGCGGCACAAGGATTCGAATGGACGTTGGCGAAGCTGGAGGAAAAGCTGAAACAGCTCGGCGATGACAACGGGAAAGAGATCCGGGAGCTGTGGGGAATCACCAAGAACTGGTACGCTCAACTGTTGATGGAGAGTAAACGGTTTGCGGAAGCGAAACAAGCGTTCCTGCAAGCGTACGAAGCGTACACCGAGATACACGGGAAGCTAACCGAGGAAGGGCTTACGATACTGAACAATCTTAGCGTGGCGTGTTCGAAT CTGGAAGATTACGCTTCCGCGGAACGATTCTTAAAGGAGGCCATTTCACTCGCAGCCCAAATTCCGGATCTTTCGGAAGCGGGCGTGTACAAGGCGAACCTCGGCTTGCTGTACCTTCAGCAGGGCCTGCTACGACAGGCGTCCGAGTTTTGCACGTTCGCCTGGCGCTATGGCAACCAACACAAGCACGAAGAGACTGTGATACAGGCAACGTACTGTCTGGAGCAAATTAAAGCGATGCAAAAGTAA
- the LOC126564575 gene encoding WW domain-binding protein 11 — protein sequence MGRRSINTTKSGKYMNPTDQARKEARKKELKKNKKQRQMVRAAVLKGKDPAQLIEEMEKIDEMEFNVYQPSPLNEKVLKEKRKKLKETLDRVMRLYQADDPDLWAELKRKEVDYEKRRNKRIQYYESVRHAEQVQVDDIPLPSATETPTPLSIPRIPMPPNVAPPSIMPPLRSAPPPAPLLKKPVENPVEPTEPVDDDDGIPGCPPGPPPDIFDMPELDYDLENFHAEAQKSVKFYDDGDSKDNTEESDGGEKQVKQPNTVQQKMLALSGQNIDDFMKEMESVQKKKEQSHTDTPSLSSIPTPSVPPLPNPAPAPDAAMPKFMPMPSSIPMPGPPGSMQPLMIRPPPLRPPGLSGMPGGLRLPGRPGIPGGPPPGMPPRMGIRMPPGPPAGPPPKHIQQQRNMQLHQQAQQQQLLQQKDPKSATISAKPQIRNLSADVTRFVPSALRAKKDEVRKAKPPVRPVHEQHDARTVAANDPSKPTKDDAYLQFMREMEDLL from the coding sequence ATGGGTCGCCGTTCAATCAACACCACCAAGAGTGGTAAGTACATGAACCCGACCGACCAGGCCCGCAAGGAAGCGCGCAAAAAGGagctgaagaaaaacaaaaagcagcgCCAAATGGTCCGTGCTGCCGTGCTGAAAGGGAAAGATCCGGCACAGTTAATTGAGGAGATGGAAAAGATCGACGAGATGGAGTTTAATGTGTATCAACCGTCGCCGCTGAACGAGAAAGTGTTGAAGGAAAAGCGCAAAAAGCTGAAGGAAACGCTGGACCGTGTTATGCGGCTGTACCAGGCGGATGATCCGGATCTGTGGGCGGAGTTGAAACGGAAGGAAGTGGATTATGAAAAGCGTCGGAACAAGCGCATCCAGTACTATGAAAGTGTGCGCCATGCGGAGCAGGTACAGGTGGACGATATTCCGCTTCCGTCGGCAACGGAAACACCTACCCCGCTGTCCATTCCGCGCATACCGATGCCACCGAATGTTGCACCGCCTAGTATTATGCCACCGTTAAGGAGTGCACCGCCGCCGGCACCGTTGCTAAAGAAACCGGTTGAAAATCCGGTCGAACCAACCGAaccggttgatgatgatgatggcattcCGGGCTGTCCACCTGGGCCCCCGCCCGACATATTCGATATGCCCGAGCTGGACTACGATCTGGAGAACTTCCACGCAGAAGCACAGAAGAGCGTCAAGTTCTACGACGATGGAGATTCGAAGGATAACACGGAGGAATCGGATGGCGGTGAAAAGCAGGTGAAGCAACCGAACACCGTACAGCAGAAGATGCTTGCTCTGTCCGGACAAAACATCGACGACTTTATGAAGGAGATGGAAAGcgtgcagaagaaaaaggaacaatCACACACCGACACTCCTTCGCTATCCTCTATACCGACACCATCGGTTCCACCACTACCGAACCCGGCACCAGCTCCTGATGCAGCAATGCCCAAGTTTATGCCAATGCCATCCTCCATCCCAATGCCCGGTCCACCCGGATCGATGCAACCGCTCATGATACGTCCCCCTCCGTTAAGGCCACCCGGTCTTTCCGGTATGCCCGGTGGACTGCGCTTACCCGGCCGACCCGGTATCCCCGGTGGACCACCACCCGGTATGCCACCGCGCATGGGCATACGGATGCCACCGGGACCACCGGCAGGACCGCCACCAAAACACATACAACAGCAGCGCAACATGCAACTACACCAGCAggcccaacagcagcaattgcTCCAGCAGAAAGATCCCAAAAGTGCTACCATTTCGGCAAAACCACAAATTCGAAACCTCAGTGCGGACGTTACACGGTTCGTGCCTAGTGCGTTGCGTGCGAAAAAGGACGAAGTACGCAAGGCAAAGCCACCGGTCCGGCCAGTACACGAGCAGCACGATGCACGTACGGTTGCGGCTAACGATCCTTCAAAACCAACGAAAGACGATGCTTATCTACAGTTTATGCGTGAGATGGAAGATTTGCTGTAA
- the LOC126564599 gene encoding protein catecholamines up, with amino-acid sequence MKHADSRGSAPKVKIPLKEESTSYRVHIALGLFLVIMFLSFPTLCGGHGHEHAHDHEHDLHDHHHHHESPSFKYSKHANEMYEEEPVAVPHHHHHHHHGGDENHDHHHHHHHGGGHHHHHHHQEKPTSDSKPPRDTFYIWVHSLGSTLLISAAPFFILFAIPLDNTEEMQPRLKTLLAFASGGLLGDAFLHLIPHAIQPHSHADGGHSHGHGHSHNHHGEEGESHGHDMRVGLWVLAGIIVFLAVEKFVRLIKKDAGHGHGHGHSHGGSKPVAPVQDKKAAKSSPPPSPAEGKKDKKDSSKKQPEGGSTKSKKEEAKAKGKAVRKEPKKEANIKIAGYLNLAADFTHNFTDGLAIGASYLAGNSIGLITTITILLHEVPHEIGDFAILVKSGCSKKKAMLLQLTTAVGALAGTVLALLGSGSDAAESWVLPFTAGGFIYIATVSVIPELLEESTKLWQSLKEITAMLAGVGMMGSCLKVIEHTLEQR; translated from the exons atgaaacacgcCGATAGCCGGGGGTCTGCCCCGAAAGTGAAGATTCCGCTGAAGGAAGAATCCACCTCCTATCGGGTACATATTGCGCTCGGACTGTTTCTTGTGATTATGTTCCTGTCCTTTCCGACGCTTTGTGGAGGCCACGGCCACGAGCATGCCCACGACCATGAACATGATCTACacgatcaccatcatcatcacgaaaGTCCCAGCTTTAAGTATTCGAAGCATGCGAACGAGATGTACGAGGAAGAACCGGTAGCGGTTccacatcaccatcatcatcatcatcatggtgGAGATGAAAaccatgatcatcatcatcaccaccatcatggtggcggtcatcatcatcatcaccatcatcaggaAAAGCCTACAAGTGATAGTAAACCTCCGAGAG ACACCTTCTACATCTGGGTGCATTCTCTGGGCTCCACGTTGCTGATTAGTGCGGCACCGTTTTTCATCCTATTTGCCATCCCTCTAGATAACACGGAGGAGATGCAGCCACGCTTAAAAACACTGCTCGCCTTCGCTTCGGGCGGTTTGCTCGGGGATGCCTTTCTGCACCTAATCCCACACGCCATTCAGCCACATTCGCATGCGGACGGTGGACACTCACACGGCCACGGTCACTCTCATAATCATCACGGTGAGGAAGGCGAAAGCCATGGGCACGATATGCGTGTTGGACTGTGGGTTTTGGCGGGAATTATAGTGTTCTTGGCGGTTGAAAAGTTTGTCCGGTTGATCAAGAAAGATGCGGGACATGGACATGGCCATGGACATAGTCACGGGGGATCGAAACCGGTAGCTCCGGTACAGGACAAAAAGGCGGCCAAGagctcaccaccaccatccccTGCTGAGGGTAAGAAAGACAAGAAGGATAGCAGCAAAAAGCAACCGGAAGGAGGAAGCACGAAatcgaaaaaggaagaagcgAAAGCAAAGGGCAAAGCCGTGCGGAAAGAACCGAAAAAGGAAGCTAATATTAAGATCGCTGGCTATCTTAATTTGGCGGCCGATTTTACGCACAATTTCACGGATGGGCTGGCAATTGGTGCGTCTTATCTGGCGGGTAATAGTATCGGGCTGATCACGACGATCACTATCCTGCTGCACGAGGTTCCGCACGAAATCGGTGACTTTGCGATCCTCGTCAAGTCGGGCTGCTCCAAGAAGAAGGCCATGCTATTGCAGCTAACGACCGCGGTGGGTGCACTGGCTGGTACCGTTCTTGCCCTGTTGGGCAGTGGGAGTGATGCGGCCGAATCGTGGGTACTTCCGTTCACTGCCGGCGGTTTCATCTACATTGCGACCGTTTCGGTGATACCGGAGCTGTTGGAAGAGTCCACCAAGCTGTGGCAATCGCTGAAGGAAATTACGGCCATGCTGGCCGGCGTGGGCATGATG GGATCATGTCTGAAGGTAATTGAACACACGCTAGAACAAAGATGA
- the LOC126563903 gene encoding kinesin-like protein KIF14, with amino-acid sequence MNSRIATPKHRFGLAASATAAGANSSSPTKASTPRLRPASSKLATCLLTKRTQLNTSSSESLPTTPVRTPKVVSARPPSFGNGLELKSKSSTSLDTNSCYTPSSTYRAPPVSSKSVSKDFGTPRNGLKRAVARENLLSARTPECFSRISLDSPQAFGGKRRTSQTKLDETQRSTKEKEKDGTGSEISNLKVAVRIRPLSAKECIDSVANIVRVENNELYINGGNTADNLAGVEHYFLYDHVFWSCNAEDPAYVGQAGVYHNLVHPLLDKAFEGYNTCLFAYGQTGSGKSYSMMGMDLDENYDVAPNPDAGIIPRFCHELFTRINALKGQVHAEVEVSYFEIYNEKIHDLLSVTPTDGVITLSTPGQGTKRPALKVREHPLYGPYVVDLCKHPVDSHTALRNWLAVGNSQRATAATGMNDKSSRSHSIFSVVLKLVEIVHSSDTDDVSDRPGTTSVKQTKQSKISLVDLAGSERVSQTCASGARLKEGVSINKSLLTLGKVIAALADPKKSANSYIPYRDSVLTWLLRENLGGNSRTVMLATISPASIHLDETLATLRYACQARSIVNRVKVNEHPHDRIIRELRAEVERLQVLRQDYERQKRLSEAHQHHHPPRKIIIETSVDDGEVEALRQQLAEMEQELSNAQRSWRERLQEAEDVRRTEMKLLKRKGLALELSAEQTEPCLVNLAADPMLSGTLLYIIPPGTVRIGRPSSLSAPDIVLEGPLVSPNHCSIENINGKLFLLPETNTEYETFVNGELIQDRRQLFHGDRLVIGGSHYFRISNPLCPNKKATQIMVDFQLAHQEILHEQENRLRRELDAEKQAAIARIEAERMAHEQEYEERLACLELEKFKYKCRKELLETEQEALLQSSGKRDKSDGTKERSSLVRDSLDCASSTVQSNLAEEIRRIMEHTSEESLAHIQMMVKEASQRCRTVGLDYEFKQTQVWQDEGIFRAIINIVDRANGRVAEWVPARLEFWLGVVRERDDLTVDNMFEHFDLIWSDATDQSANESLLNDSHNSSRISLNLGSVKEAFRGRHNNVSGSGSSSPSSGNTSAGSTRKSQGLFKSIFSRSGLTQQIPTNANEDRSCTATSAKKALFFDSDPNDENVPINHQQPSPAKSTTLQRFDQKAANYLKDLCVTTLKLRKLCERHSQESDSPAISIDAQGKPRRNDAEEKLAARCLESVNDIERTLQCIRSVLADHNIKEATLNAMEDDFGRTPKSVRFLLD; translated from the exons ATGAATTCTCGAATCGCAACACCAAAACATCGTTTTGGGCTGGCAGCATCTGCTACCGCCGCTGGTGCCAATTCGTCATCACCGACAAAAGCGTCCACCCCAAGATTACGCCCGGCAAGCTCGAAATTGGCTACCTGTTTGCTCACGAAACGCACCCAGTTGAACACATCGAGCTCGGAATCATTACCAACCACACCGGTCCGTACGCCGAAAGTGGTTTCCGCGCGTCCACCCAGCTTTGGGAATGGGTTAGAATTGAAGTCCAAATCATCCACCTCGCTTGACACCAACAGCTGTTACACACCATCGTCCACGTACCGTGCACCGCCGGTATCGTCGAAAAGTGTTTCCAAAGACTTCGGTACACCGCGCAACGGATTAAAGCGTGCGGTAGCACGCGAGAATCTGCTTAGCGCAAGAACACCGGAATGTTTTTCGCGCATCTCACTAGACAGTCCGCAAGCGTTCGGTGGGAAACGTCGTACCAGCCAAACAAAGCTCGATGAAACACAACGCAGcacaaaggaaaaggaaaaagatggCACCGGGAGTGAAATAAGCAATCTGAAGGTAGCTGTACGCATCCGGCCCCTATCGGCAAAGGAATGTATCGACTCAGTTGCCAATATTGTTCGGGTAGAGAACAACGAGCTGTACATAAATGGGGGAAATACTGCAGATAATCTTGCCGGGGTTGAGCATTACTTTCTGTACGATCATGTGTTTTGGTCGTGTAATGCAGAGGATCCGGCATACGTTGGTCAGGCCGGAGTGTACCACAACCTTGTCCATCCACTGCTCGATAAAGCGTTTGAAGGGTACAACACATGCCTGTTTGCATACGGACAAACGGGATCTGGCAAGAGCTACAGCATGATGGGAATGGATCTGGATGAGAATTATGACGTAGCTCCGAACCCGGACGCAGGCATTATACCACGCTTTTGCCACGAATTGTTTACGCGGATCAATGCACTGAAGGGACAGGTGCATGCCGAAGTGGAAGTAAGCTATTTTGAAATATACAACGAAAAGATACACGATCTACTGTCCGTTACGCCAACGGATGGTGTGATCACGTTGTCTACCCCAGGTCAGGGAACAAAGCGACCCGCCCTGAAGGTTCGCGAACATCCTCTCTACGGACCGTACGTTGTGGATCTATGCAAGCATCCGGTAGACTCGCATACGGCTTTGCGGAATTGGCTCGCAGTGGGAAACAGCCAGCGAGCGACAGCAGCTACCGGTATGAACGATAAAAGCTCCCGATCACATTCGATCTTTTCCGTTGTGCTGAAGCTGGTCGAAATTGTGCACAGTAGCGATACGGACGATGTATCTGACCGGCCCGGTACTACGTCGGTTAAGCAGacgaagcaaagcaaaattaGTCTGGTGGATCTGGCCGGTTCTGAGCGCGTGAGCCAAACGTGTGCGAGTGGTGCACGGCTGAAGGAAGGCGTTAGCATCAACAAGAGTTTACTGACGCTTGGGAAAGTAATTGCGGCACTGGCAGACCCGAAGAAAAGTGCAAATTCGTACATCCCTTATCGAGACTCCGTTCTAACGTGGCTTTTGAGG GAAAACCTCGGCGGCAATTCCCGCACGGTTATGTTGGCCACCATTTCCCCTGCCAGTATTCATCTCGACGAAACGCTTGCCACGCTTCGGTATGCTTGCCAGGCCCGTAGCATCGTTAATCGCGTCAAGGTCAACGAACATCCGCACGATCGTATCATCCGTGAGCTGCGAGCCGAAGTCGAACGTCTGCAGGTTCTGCGGCAGGATTACGAGCGTCAAAAGAGACTGTCCGAGgcacatcagcatcatcatccaccGCGTAAAATCATCATCGAAACTTCGGTTGACGATGGTGAGGTTGAGGCATTGCGTCAACAGTTGGCAGAAATGGAACAGGAACTGAGCAATGCCCAGCGTTCGTGGCGCGAACGGCTGCAGGAAGCTGAAGATGTCCGACGGACGGAGATGAAGTTGCTGAAGCGCAAAGGACTGGCGCTGGAATTATCGGCCGAGCAGACGGAGCCGTGTCTGGTGAACTTGGCTGCCGATCCAATGCTGTCAGGAACGCTGCTGTACATCATTCCACCGGGGACAGTTCGGATAGGTCGACCTTCTTCGCTTTCAGCGCCGGATATTGTGCTAGAGGGTCCACTTGTGTCGCCCAATCATTG CTCGATAGAAAACATAAATGGAAAGCTGTTTCTATTACCAGAAACCAACACGGAGTATGAAACGTTCGTTAATGGCGAACTAATCCAGGATCGTCGTCAGCTGTTCCATGGAGATCGTCTGGTGATCGGTGGTTCACACTATTTCCGTATCTCGAATCCGCTGTGTCCGAATAAAAAAGCTACCCAAATT ATGGTAGACTTCCAGTTGGCTCATCAGGAAATTTTGCACGAACAGGAGAATCGCCTTCGCCGTGAGCTGGACGCCGAAAAGCAGGCAGCCATTGCGCGCATCGAGGCCGAACGAATGGCCCACGAGCAGGAATATGAAGAGCGTCTAGCTTGTCTTGAGTTGGAGAAATTCAAGTACAAATGTCGCAAGGAACTGCTGGAAACGGAACAAGAAGCATTGCTACAATCATCCGGTAAACGCGACAAGTCCGATGGAACTAAAGAACGTTCATCACTCGTACGCGATTCTCTTGATTGTGCATCATCCACCGTGCAATCGAACTTAGCAGAGGAAATTCGCCGAATAATGGAGCACACGAGCGAGGAAAGCCTGGCACACATACAGATGATGGTAAAGGAAGCGAGCCAACGTTGCCGAACCGTCGGTTTGGACTACGAGTTCAAGCAAACCCAGGTGTGGCAAGATGAAGGCATTTTCCGTGCGATTATCAATATCGTTGATCGTGCAAATGGTCGTGTAGCTGAGTGGGTACCGGCACGTTTAGAATTTTGGCTAGGTGTAGTACGCGAGCGGGACGATCTAACCGTGGACAACATGTTTGAACATTTCGATCTCATTTGGAGCGATGCGACGGATCAGTCGGCGAACGAATCACTTCTGAACGATTCACACAATTCTAGCCGCATTTCGTTGAATCTTGGCTCAGTTAAGGAAGCCTTCCGTGGACGGCACAATAAcgtttccggttccggttccaGTAGCCCAAGTAGTGGAAATACGTCAGCAGGAAGCACACGTAAATCGCAAGGACTTTTTAAATCCATCTTCTCAAGATCAGGACTCACGCAGCAAATCCCGACTAATGCCAATGAAGATCGAAGCTGTACAGCTACCAGCGCGAAAAAAGCTCTCTTCTTTGACTCGGATCCCAACGATGAAAATGTCCCCATCAACCATCAACAACCATCGCCAGCGAAGAGCACCACTCTTCAACGATTCGATCAAAAGGCGGCCAACTATCTTAAAGATCTCTGCGTTACTACACTGAAGCTTCGGAAGCTGTGCGAGAGACACAGCCAAGAATCCGACTCGCCAGCCATTAGTATTGATGCCCAaggtaagccaagaaggaatGACGCGGAAGAAAAGCTGGCAGCACGCTGCCTAGAATCGGTGAACGATATTGAGCGTACCTTGCAATGCATACGATCGGTGCTGGCAGATCACAACATTAAGGAAGCGACGCTCAATGCAATGGAAGATGATTTCGGACGAACGCCCAAATCGGTAAGGTTTCTGTTGGACTAG
- the LOC126565506 gene encoding uncharacterized protein LOC126565506, translating into MDIYYMSDSIQYSSFRGPVYRDYEKFPYGTLENPLNNPVSKAKQQQQQRRHHSSSSSSSTSAQAKLLSYIGKSTSGGKSSKDSCPFCKEQKKRPLGAYMRKRGQRITTESISEDAEECNDELREEDEEEEMCAAARGMTLSTSPPGGNHRQQISPRVAGFNRQESIESK; encoded by the exons ATGGATATCTACTACATGAGCGACAGCATCCAGTACTCCTCGTTCCGGGGTCCAGTTTACCGAGACTACGAGAAGTTCCCGTACGGTACACTGGAGAACCCACTGAACAATCCCGTCTCGAAAgctaaacagcagcagcaacagcgacGACACCACTCGAgctcgagcagcagcagcacaagcgCTCAAG CAAAACTGCTCAGCTACATCGGTAAATCGACGTCCGGCGGGAAATCGTCAAAGGATTCTTGCCCCTTTTGCAAGGAGCAAAAGAAGCGACCGCTCGGTGCGTACATGCGGAAGCGTGGCCAACGTATCACGACCGAAAGTATCAGCGAGGACGCCGAAGAGTGCAACGATGAGCTGCGCGAGgaggacgaggaggaggagatgTGTGCAGCGGCCCGAGGCATGACGCTGTCCACCAGCCCGCCCGGTGGTAATCATCGCCAGCAGATTAGTCCGCGTGTTGCCGGCTTTAATCGACAGGAATCGATCGAAAGCAAATGA
- the LOC126564512 gene encoding protein O-glucosyltransferase 2-like, whose amino-acid sequence MYNQARLWRKYWWYCWLPIVLHSCYFASCGSADRGTVLVDVKKSRVWGPGVEMPDRATLPARYFFIEPRDADNQKINASQKYDVHIIGQSRFGSCRYRLNQIDRHDGSSIVRYRLAESCSDVTIHVRHNDIHLNGSPFSIPGTLYSEQCYCPQGSVEEWLETVGCPAGDPQIDMDLIPFRAINFSSLRTRMIQQYDKPGSISHCNYVILRNQVHRRCYGQHTGFSKFMDTILLSLARKFTLPDMEMFVNLGDWPLVKKGGPSRTTGPYPIFSWCGSDDTFDIVMPTYDITESTLENMGRVMLDMLSVQKRGLPWVEKHPKAFWRGRDARRERLELVALSRRYPELLNASLTNFFFFRDEESEFGPRVAHISMHDFFDYRYQVNVDGTVAAYRLPYLLAGSSVVLKQDSFYYEHFYRKLVPMRHYIPFEADLSDLVQRIEWARENDEKAREIRDNANAFINANLLPLDIYCYHALLFKEYAKYIVSPIQVQPGMEKIEQPEESYLCPCERTTLPRDEL is encoded by the exons ATGTACAATCAAGCACGGTTGTGGCGAAAGTATTGGTGGTACTGTTGGTTGCCGATAGTGCTACACTCCTGTTACTTTGCTTCCTGTGGCAGTGCGGATCGTGGCACGGTGCTGGTGGATGTGAAAAAAAGTCGCGTATGGGGCCCGGGCGTAGAGATGCCAGATCGCGCTACACTGCCGGCACGTTACTTTTTCATCGAACCAAGAGATGCCGACAATCAGAA AATCAATGCGTCGCAAAAGTACGACGTACACATCATCGGACAGTCCCGGTTCGGATCGTGCCGATACCGGCTGAATCAGATTGATCGTCACGATGGTTCGAGCATCGTTCGTTACCGGCTGGCAGAATCGTGCAGTGACGTCACGATACACGTGCGCCACAACGATATCCACCTGAACGGGTCTCCGTTCTCCATTCCGGGCACACTATACTCGGAACAGTGCTACTGTCCACAAGGGTCTGTCGAAGAGTGGCTTGAAACTGTTGGCTGTCCTGCCGGCGATCCGCAGATCGATATGGATCTGATCCCGTTTCGCGCGATCAATTTCTCCAGCCTGCGTACACGCATGATCCAGCAGTACGATAAACCGGGAAGCATTTCCCACTGCAACTACGTCATTCTGCGCAACCAGGTGCATCGCCGTTGCTATGGTCAACACACCGGATTTAGTAAGTTTATGGACACAATCTTGCTTTCCTTGGCGCGCAAATTCACCCTGCCCGATATGGAAATGTTTGTAAATCTGGGTGATTGGCCGCTAGTGAAAAAAGGTGGCCCAAGTCGTACCACCGGACCGTATCCGATTTTTTCCTGGTGTGGTAGTGACGATACGTTTGACATTGTAATGCCAACGTACGACATTACCGAATCGACGCTGGAAAATATGGGCCGGGTAATGCTGGACATGCTGTCGGTACAAAAGCGAGGACTACCGTGGGTAGAAAAACATCCCAAAGCATTCTGGCGTGGACGAGATGCACGACGTGAACGGCTCGAGCTGGTCGCTTTGTCCCGTCGCTATCCGGAGCTGTTGAACGCGTCGCTAacgaactttttcttcttccgggATGAGGAAAGTGAATTTGGACCGCGTGTGGCACACATTTCGATGCACGATTTCTTCGATTATCGGTATCAGGTGAATGTGGATGGTACGGTCGCGGCGTACCGGTTGCCCTATCTGTTGGCCGGCAGTTCGGTGGTGTTGAAGCAGGATTCTTTCTACTATGAGCACTTCTACCGGAAGCTGGTACCGATGCGCCACTACATACCGTTCGAGGCGGATCTGTCTGATTTGGTGCAGCGGATCGAATGGGCCCGggaaaacgatgaaaaggCGAGAGAAATTCGAGATAATGCGAACGCGTTCATTAATGCCAACTTGCTACCGTTGGACATTTACTGCTATCATGCGTTGTTGTTTAAG GAGTATGCCAAATATATCGTAAGTCCCATCCAAGTACAGCCCGGTATGGAGAAGATTGAGCAACCGGAAGAATCGTACCTCTGTCCGTGCGAGCGGACGACGCTTCCGAGGGATGAGCTGTAA